A genomic region of Gemmata massiliana contains the following coding sequences:
- the thiS gene encoding sulfur carrier protein ThiS, whose product MPKITVNDEPKTFPDPLTVADLLAHLGKDAKKLAVEVNRVVVTRGEQPVRALREGDAVEIVTLVGGGEGTDEPPLDKPLKVGKFVFASRLFTGTGKYTSYPLMRQCMEASGCNVTTVAVRRERLIDKDGKSILDFLDLKKLTILPNTAGCFSADDAVRHARLARELLTNLENPGADWVKLECLADKRTLLPDPVDTLKATEQLVKDGFTVLVYTSDDPVLAKRLKEAGAASVMPAGSPIGSGQGILNPNNIRICLEYLKENDPDYPVIVDAGVGTASDVSAAMELGCDGVLLNTAIASARDPLRMAWAMRYATEAGRLAHLAGRIPKRLYANASSPTEGMIASSGSK is encoded by the coding sequence ATGCCGAAGATCACCGTCAACGACGAACCGAAAACCTTTCCCGATCCCCTCACCGTCGCGGACCTGCTCGCCCACCTCGGCAAGGACGCGAAGAAGCTCGCGGTCGAAGTGAACCGCGTGGTGGTGACGCGCGGGGAGCAACCCGTCCGCGCGCTCCGCGAAGGCGACGCGGTGGAGATCGTCACACTCGTCGGGGGCGGCGAGGGCACGGACGAACCGCCGCTCGACAAACCGCTGAAGGTCGGGAAGTTCGTCTTCGCGTCGCGCCTGTTTACCGGCACCGGGAAGTACACGTCGTACCCGCTCATGCGGCAGTGCATGGAAGCGAGCGGGTGCAACGTGACCACCGTCGCGGTGCGCCGCGAGCGCCTGATCGACAAGGACGGCAAGAGCATCCTGGACTTCCTCGATCTAAAGAAGCTCACGATCCTGCCGAACACGGCCGGGTGCTTCAGCGCGGACGACGCGGTCCGTCACGCCCGGCTCGCGCGCGAGTTGCTCACGAACCTGGAGAACCCCGGTGCGGACTGGGTGAAACTGGAGTGCCTCGCGGACAAGCGGACGCTGCTACCGGACCCGGTCGACACGCTGAAGGCGACCGAGCAACTGGTGAAGGACGGGTTCACGGTGCTGGTCTACACGAGCGACGACCCGGTGCTCGCGAAGCGCCTGAAGGAAGCGGGGGCGGCGAGCGTGATGCCGGCCGGCAGCCCGATCGGGAGCGGGCAGGGGATTCTAAACCCGAACAACATCCGCATCTGTTTAGAGTATCTGAAGGAGAACGACCCGGACTACCCGGTGATCGTGGATGCGGGCGTGGGCACCGCGAGTGACGTGAGCGCCGCGATGGAACTGGGCTGCGACGGGGTGCTGCTGAACACCGCGATCGCCAGCGCGCGCGACCCGCTGCGTATGGCGTGGGCAATGCGCTACGCGACCGAGGCCGGGCGCCTCGCGCACCTGGCCGGGCGCATCCCGAAGCGCCTCTACGCTAACGCGAGCAGCCCGACCGAGGGTATGATTGCGAGTAGTGGAAGTAAGTAG
- a CDS encoding bifunctional serine/threonine-protein kinase/formylglycine-generating enzyme family protein — translation MSSAADATATFYQHLQASRLLTEDQLRELWGWIAYTKPDVQGVAKELHRRSWLTPYQIREIAKGRAATLKIASRYVLLDILGEGGMGRVYRVQDARMGRTVALKVIRKEKLGQGLVQGRFYQEIQALSAMDHPNVVKVYDAEEVGGNHFYVMELIDGTDLTKIVRDRGALSVPEACDVIRQAALGLEHAFERGLVHRDIKPSNIIVPRTGGTVKLVDLGLARLMEQPGGEDAHRITQEGFVIGTPDFLAPEQARNPMAVDIRADIYALGGTLYYALTGKAPFDGLTPTEKLLKHCTEPPPRLLLSRPDAPPQLEQIILWCMAKPPEERPQTPLQLALALQPFCPAPAPGGSLPGSGYYTVPTVAPVPAHLGAYVTPQPHTISYPPQPAYQPPPGYPAPVYTPQTIPLPPPEPAPSNQVFKLPPRSNADDPIRRRAEGGFPVGPVLVVLGALFVVGVLGFAGYQLFLKPEPPPLEPFTNTVEMKMVRIEGGTFQMGSPDTEPGRPADGREGPVREVAIRGPFFMSATEVTNTQFARVMGRHESKSAKIAHRTESLPADSVTWSEANDFCQKLTGLEKEKPWARKNWAYRLPTEAEWEYTARAGTDSPFAFGEKVTFSTQAVFRAIEEDPLGTGGDPLKLIRFPQEVGKTEPNKFGLYDMHGNVAEWCGDWYRPDAYKDAARDNPTGPTDGDKRVVRGGSFRDPAAATRSAARDGQRQPARLDFVGFRVVYAPVQK, via the coding sequence ATGAGCAGCGCCGCCGACGCGACGGCCACCTTCTACCAGCACCTGCAAGCCAGCAGGCTGCTGACCGAAGACCAGCTCCGGGAGCTGTGGGGTTGGATCGCGTACACGAAGCCGGACGTTCAGGGCGTCGCCAAGGAACTCCATCGACGATCCTGGCTCACACCCTACCAAATCCGCGAAATTGCGAAAGGTCGCGCCGCGACTCTCAAGATCGCCAGTCGCTACGTCCTGCTCGACATTCTGGGCGAGGGCGGAATGGGGCGCGTGTACCGGGTGCAGGACGCACGCATGGGCCGCACGGTGGCCCTCAAGGTGATCCGCAAGGAGAAACTCGGCCAGGGACTCGTGCAGGGGCGGTTCTACCAGGAGATCCAGGCACTTTCGGCAATGGACCACCCGAACGTGGTCAAGGTGTACGACGCCGAGGAGGTGGGCGGGAATCACTTCTACGTGATGGAGCTAATCGACGGCACCGACCTCACGAAGATCGTGCGCGACCGCGGCGCGCTGAGCGTCCCGGAAGCGTGCGACGTCATCCGGCAAGCCGCGCTCGGGCTCGAACACGCCTTCGAGCGTGGATTAGTCCACCGCGACATCAAGCCCTCGAACATCATTGTTCCCCGCACCGGCGGAACCGTGAAACTGGTGGACCTGGGGTTAGCTCGACTCATGGAGCAGCCCGGCGGAGAGGACGCGCACCGTATCACGCAAGAAGGGTTCGTGATCGGTACACCGGACTTCCTCGCACCGGAGCAAGCGCGTAACCCGATGGCCGTCGACATCCGCGCGGACATTTACGCGCTGGGCGGGACGCTGTACTACGCCCTGACCGGCAAAGCCCCGTTTGATGGTCTGACGCCGACCGAGAAACTCCTCAAGCACTGCACCGAGCCGCCCCCGCGCCTGTTGCTCAGCCGCCCGGACGCCCCCCCGCAACTCGAACAGATCATCCTCTGGTGCATGGCGAAACCGCCCGAGGAACGGCCCCAAACGCCGCTCCAACTGGCGCTCGCGCTACAGCCATTTTGCCCCGCGCCCGCACCCGGGGGATCGCTCCCCGGTTCCGGGTACTACACGGTCCCAACCGTTGCGCCCGTACCGGCCCACTTGGGCGCGTATGTTACCCCTCAACCCCACACGATTTCGTACCCACCCCAACCGGCGTACCAACCACCGCCCGGGTACCCGGCACCGGTATACACTCCCCAAACGATCCCGCTCCCTCCACCGGAACCGGCACCGAGCAATCAGGTATTCAAACTGCCGCCTCGGAGCAACGCGGACGACCCGATCCGCCGGCGCGCGGAGGGCGGGTTTCCGGTCGGTCCTGTGCTCGTCGTGCTCGGCGCGCTGTTCGTGGTCGGGGTGCTCGGGTTCGCGGGCTACCAACTCTTCTTGAAACCCGAACCACCTCCACTCGAACCGTTCACAAACACGGTCGAAATGAAGATGGTCCGCATCGAGGGCGGGACGTTCCAAATGGGGTCGCCGGACACGGAACCCGGCCGGCCCGCGGACGGGCGCGAGGGGCCGGTGCGCGAGGTCGCGATCCGCGGGCCGTTCTTCATGTCTGCCACGGAAGTCACTAACACACAGTTCGCGAGGGTGATGGGCCGGCACGAATCGAAATCCGCGAAGATCGCGCACCGCACGGAATCGCTCCCGGCCGACTCCGTGACCTGGAGCGAAGCGAACGATTTCTGCCAGAAGTTGACCGGCCTGGAAAAAGAGAAGCCCTGGGCGCGCAAGAACTGGGCGTACCGATTGCCCACCGAGGCCGAGTGGGAGTATACCGCCCGCGCCGGGACCGATTCGCCGTTCGCGTTCGGGGAGAAAGTAACGTTCTCCACCCAAGCCGTGTTCCGCGCGATTGAGGAAGATCCGCTGGGTACAGGTGGCGATCCCCTCAAGCTGATCCGGTTCCCGCAGGAAGTGGGCAAAACCGAACCGAACAAGTTCGGCCTCTACGACATGCACGGCAACGTCGCGGAGTGGTGCGGCGATTGGTACCGCCCGGACGCTTACAAGGACGCCGCACGCGACAACCCCACCGGCCCGACCGACGGCGACAAGCGCGTGGTCCGGGGCGGCTCGTTCCGCGACCCGGCCGCGGCGACGCGCTCCGCCGCACGCGACGGCCAGCGCCAGCCCGCGCGGCTCGACTTCGTCGGGTTCCGCGTCGTGTACGCGCCCGTGCAAAAGTGA
- a CDS encoding dihydrodipicolinate synthase family protein: MKVNWQGVFPAVCTQFHADQSLNIPGTLAHVDAMLAAGVHGLVMMGSVGENTTLDPAEKKELLKATVAHIGKRVPVLTGVAEYTTTGACRWAADAARLGADGLMVLPPMVYKSDERETITHFRAVAKASDLPIMVYNNPPAYKVDITPEMFVEMADEPKFACIKESSDNPRRITDIINLTKDRYVIFAGVDDLVVECMILGAVGWVSGLVNAFPAENRLLWDYAQAGKWKEALDVYRWYTPLLHLDTHVKLVQYIKLAAAECGYGTELCRAPRLPIVGAEREHVLKLIRSAITTRPTKK, encoded by the coding sequence ATGAAAGTGAACTGGCAAGGGGTGTTCCCCGCCGTCTGCACGCAGTTCCATGCGGACCAATCGCTCAACATCCCGGGCACGCTGGCGCACGTCGACGCGATGCTCGCAGCCGGGGTTCACGGTCTGGTGATGATGGGCAGCGTGGGCGAGAACACTACGCTCGATCCCGCCGAGAAGAAGGAGCTGCTGAAGGCGACGGTCGCGCACATCGGCAAGCGCGTGCCGGTGCTCACGGGGGTCGCCGAGTACACCACCACGGGCGCATGCCGGTGGGCGGCGGACGCCGCGCGCCTCGGTGCGGACGGGCTGATGGTCCTGCCACCGATGGTGTACAAGAGCGACGAGCGCGAGACGATCACCCACTTCCGTGCCGTGGCGAAGGCCAGCGACCTGCCGATCATGGTTTACAACAACCCGCCCGCGTACAAGGTGGACATCACGCCCGAGATGTTCGTCGAAATGGCCGACGAGCCGAAGTTCGCGTGCATCAAGGAATCGAGCGACAACCCGCGGCGCATCACCGACATCATCAACCTCACGAAAGACCGGTACGTGATCTTCGCCGGGGTCGACGACCTCGTGGTCGAGTGCATGATCCTCGGCGCGGTCGGTTGGGTGAGCGGGTTGGTGAACGCCTTCCCCGCGGAAAACCGGCTGCTGTGGGACTACGCCCAAGCCGGTAAGTGGAAGGAAGCGCTCGACGTGTACCGCTGGTACACGCCGCTCCTACACCTGGATACGCACGTCAAACTGGTACAGTACATCAAGCTGGCGGCGGCCGAGTGCGGGTACGGTACCGAACTGTGCCGCGCACCGCGGTTGCCGATCGTCGGGGCCGAGCGCGAACACGTGCTGAAGCTCATCCGCAGCGCCATCACCACGCGCCCGACGAAGAAGTGA
- a CDS encoding FAD-binding and (Fe-S)-binding domain-containing protein, translating to MDFATARRDSLVRYLRRHISGEVRFDDTSRGLYSTDASHYQVRPLGVVLPKTVDDLTSTVQIASDLNVPITARGGGTSLSGQSIGSGIVIDCSKYLNAVGEVDVTNRRVRVQPGVVLDHLNRALAPHGLMFGPDVATASRATLGGMIGNNSAGARSIVYRQTVDHVHSLIAVLSDGTRTEFGPLTALEYERKLELRTREGEAYRTVDSTVRQAASDILARTPKIVRKVSGYNLAALVERTPVGLVERTPAARPGVPLSPSGYPGPGGPGSPHSLVPLLVGSEGTLAVTAEVELALVPRLKHRGLLVPQFASLGAALDALQACLELEPSAVELMDRMLIDLARTQRSLKNTMAAVRGRPEALLMVEFSSDDPAEVSYRVHELDRRLAGCMGLTASVPALDAATRDPLWALRSSAVPLLYGMPGDAKPVTFCEDAAVAPERLPEFAARFREIFHKHGTDGAFYGHASVGCLHIRPVLNLHEEAGVATMRKIMEDVTDLVLEFNGSLSGEHGDGLVRSEWNRKMFGPAVYEAFRQVKRGFDPGNVLNPGKIVDAPAMEDNMRVPPGRMPASDPPTVLDFSKQGGFFRSIELCNGAGVCRKTQGGAMCPSYRATKDEQDTTRARANALRLTLTNEAPQKSRHAPIAQRWISDVMDLCLSCKACKAECPSNVDVAKLKAEFLQAFYARRARPLGHLFVKHIHRLSPLAARFAGMNNWFARRSWARRAMENLAGIDRRRSLPEWHRDHFRKWFYQTRNSERGTRNGKQEGESSSISVPNSVVLLDDCFTTFQEPNIGRAAVTLLERAGFTVELAGICCGRAMLSKGFLTDARKLARDGIAKLDHFAAQGIPILGLEPSCVLSLSDEWPELVPGPAAKRVAEAADMADGWLARQVSDHGLALDIAPLAGKALLHPHCHQKALVGSKGTQDALRLVRGLDVTVLDAGCCGMAGAFGYEKQHYDVSVKIANLELVPAVTADPGATVIATGTSCRHQIRDLTGRVARHPLELLAGELS from the coding sequence ATGGACTTCGCGACCGCACGCCGGGATTCTCTGGTCCGCTACCTGCGCCGACACATCAGCGGCGAGGTGCGGTTCGATGACACGTCACGCGGACTGTATTCCACCGACGCGAGCCACTATCAGGTCCGGCCGCTCGGGGTCGTGCTGCCGAAAACCGTCGACGATCTCACGAGCACGGTGCAGATCGCGTCCGATCTGAACGTACCGATCACCGCGCGCGGCGGCGGCACGAGTCTGTCCGGGCAGAGCATCGGCTCAGGTATCGTGATCGACTGCTCGAAGTACCTGAACGCAGTCGGCGAAGTGGACGTCACCAATCGCCGCGTGCGCGTGCAGCCGGGGGTGGTGCTCGACCACCTGAACCGCGCACTCGCTCCACACGGTCTGATGTTCGGGCCGGACGTGGCGACCGCGAGTCGGGCCACACTCGGCGGCATGATCGGGAATAACTCCGCCGGCGCGCGGTCGATCGTGTACCGGCAAACGGTCGATCACGTCCACTCGCTCATCGCTGTGCTGTCCGACGGCACGCGGACCGAGTTCGGCCCGCTCACGGCACTGGAGTACGAGCGCAAGCTCGAACTGCGGACGCGCGAGGGCGAAGCGTACCGCACCGTCGATTCCACTGTGCGGCAGGCCGCGAGCGACATCCTCGCACGCACGCCGAAGATCGTCCGCAAGGTGAGCGGGTACAACCTCGCGGCTCTGGTCGAGCGTACCCCGGTTGGGCTGGTGGAGCGAACCCCGGCCGCAAGGCCGGGGGTACCCCTCAGCCCCAGCGGATACCCCGGCCCTGGCGGACCGGGTTCACCTCACTCACTCGTCCCGCTCCTCGTGGGGAGTGAAGGAACGCTCGCCGTCACTGCGGAAGTCGAACTCGCCCTCGTTCCGCGACTGAAGCACCGTGGGCTGCTCGTTCCGCAATTCGCGTCGCTGGGGGCGGCCCTGGACGCGCTGCAGGCGTGCCTCGAACTCGAACCGTCCGCCGTCGAACTGATGGACCGGATGCTGATCGACCTTGCGCGCACTCAGCGGTCGCTCAAGAACACGATGGCCGCGGTGCGCGGGCGCCCCGAAGCGCTCCTGATGGTCGAGTTCAGTTCCGACGACCCCGCCGAGGTGTCGTACCGCGTTCACGAACTCGATCGGCGCCTCGCCGGTTGCATGGGGCTGACCGCCAGTGTCCCGGCGCTCGACGCGGCCACGCGCGACCCGCTCTGGGCGCTGCGGAGTTCTGCGGTGCCGCTTCTGTATGGGATGCCGGGCGACGCGAAGCCGGTCACGTTCTGTGAGGACGCCGCGGTCGCCCCCGAGCGCCTCCCCGAGTTTGCCGCTCGCTTTCGCGAAATCTTCCACAAGCACGGTACCGATGGTGCCTTCTACGGGCATGCGAGTGTGGGGTGCTTGCACATTCGGCCCGTACTGAACCTCCACGAGGAGGCCGGCGTCGCGACCATGCGGAAGATCATGGAGGACGTGACCGACCTCGTGCTGGAGTTCAACGGCAGCTTGAGCGGCGAGCACGGCGACGGGCTGGTGCGCAGCGAGTGGAACCGCAAGATGTTCGGGCCGGCCGTGTACGAGGCGTTCCGACAGGTGAAGCGCGGGTTCGATCCGGGCAACGTGCTGAACCCGGGCAAGATCGTGGACGCCCCCGCGATGGAAGACAACATGCGCGTGCCCCCGGGCCGCATGCCCGCGTCCGACCCGCCGACCGTGCTCGATTTCTCGAAACAGGGCGGGTTTTTCCGCAGCATCGAGCTGTGCAACGGTGCGGGCGTGTGCCGCAAAACGCAGGGCGGCGCGATGTGCCCGTCGTACCGCGCCACGAAGGACGAACAGGACACGACCCGCGCCCGTGCGAACGCACTGCGTCTGACGCTCACGAACGAAGCACCGCAAAAGAGCCGACACGCCCCGATCGCTCAGCGGTGGATCTCGGACGTCATGGACCTGTGCCTCTCGTGTAAGGCGTGTAAGGCCGAGTGCCCGAGTAATGTGGATGTTGCGAAACTGAAGGCCGAGTTCCTCCAGGCTTTTTATGCGCGCCGTGCCCGACCGCTCGGGCACCTGTTCGTGAAGCACATCCACCGCTTGAGTCCGCTGGCGGCGCGGTTCGCCGGGATGAACAACTGGTTCGCGCGGCGTTCGTGGGCGCGGCGCGCGATGGAGAACCTCGCCGGCATCGACCGCCGGCGCAGCCTCCCGGAATGGCACCGCGACCACTTCCGCAAGTGGTTCTACCAAACGCGGAATTCGGAACGCGGAACGCGGAACGGCAAACAAGAGGGCGAAAGTTCGTCGATTTCCGTTCCGAACTCAGTTGTGCTGCTCGACGACTGCTTCACCACGTTCCAGGAGCCGAACATTGGGCGCGCTGCGGTGACGCTTCTGGAACGAGCTGGGTTCACGGTGGAACTCGCGGGGATCTGCTGCGGACGGGCGATGCTCTCGAAGGGCTTCCTCACAGACGCAAGGAAACTCGCCCGTGATGGCATCGCGAAACTGGATCACTTCGCGGCGCAGGGGATTCCCATCCTGGGATTGGAGCCGAGCTGTGTCCTCTCGCTGTCCGACGAATGGCCGGAACTGGTGCCCGGACCGGCGGCGAAGCGCGTCGCGGAGGCCGCGGATATGGCCGACGGGTGGCTCGCGCGCCAGGTGAGCGACCACGGACTGGCCCTGGATATCGCCCCGCTCGCGGGCAAGGCGCTTCTGCACCCGCACTGCCACCAGAAGGCGCTGGTTGGGTCGAAGGGCACCCAAGACGCTCTCCGCCTCGTGCGCGGGCTGGATGTGACCGTTCTTGACGCGGGCTGTTGCGGAATGGCCGGTGCGTTCGGTTACGAGAAACAGCACTACGACGTGAGCGTGAAGATCGCGAATCTTGAACTGGTCCCCGCCGTCACCGCGGACCCGGGTGCGACCGTGATCGCGACCGGAACCTCGTGCCGCCACCAGATCCGCGACCTCACCGGCCGCGTCGCGCGCCACCCGCTCGAACTGCTCGCGGGTGAGTTGAGTTAA
- a CDS encoding ISAs1 family transposase produces MSIPLLAVFADVPDPRRETKNKLHELVDILTLATCAVIAGADGWDQVAAFGRAKQTLFAPYLRLPHGVPSPDTFERVFAKLDPDAFADRFGRWMAAACESTGLVHVAIDGKSARRSTKNTFTGCLHLVEAWAVENRLILGQRSVPEGGHEITTAPDVLGALDLTGAVVTVDAAFCQKELVSQIRTQGGHYVVCVKGNQKGLRGAVAEVFARAGEDAFAGCDMGSAVEDGHGREEERYVTVVEDPEGLPSGWADVGAVALVCRERVVNGKPNESTAHYYLTSLRIGAVELAGYIRNHWGIENGLHWCLDIAFREDDSRARAGHAGANLGMIRRVALSLLQRADTKGSIRTRRMKAAWDDQYLLKVLKILTTK; encoded by the coding sequence ATGAGTATTCCGCTGCTGGCGGTGTTTGCGGATGTGCCAGACCCGCGCCGCGAAACGAAGAACAAGTTGCATGAGCTGGTGGATATCCTCACGTTGGCCACGTGTGCGGTGATCGCCGGGGCCGACGGGTGGGACCAGGTGGCCGCGTTCGGTCGGGCCAAGCAAACGTTGTTCGCCCCGTACCTGCGGTTGCCCCACGGGGTTCCGAGCCCGGACACGTTCGAGCGCGTGTTCGCCAAGCTGGACCCGGACGCGTTCGCGGACCGGTTCGGGCGCTGGATGGCAGCCGCATGCGAGAGTACCGGCCTGGTGCACGTGGCGATCGATGGTAAGAGCGCCCGGCGGTCCACCAAGAACACGTTCACCGGGTGCTTGCATCTGGTCGAGGCGTGGGCCGTGGAGAACCGGTTGATCCTGGGCCAGCGGTCCGTGCCCGAGGGCGGACACGAGATCACCACGGCCCCAGATGTGTTGGGCGCCCTGGATCTGACGGGCGCGGTGGTGACCGTCGACGCGGCCTTTTGCCAGAAGGAGTTGGTGTCCCAGATCCGCACCCAGGGCGGGCATTACGTGGTGTGCGTGAAGGGGAACCAGAAGGGGTTGCGCGGCGCGGTGGCGGAGGTGTTCGCGCGGGCCGGGGAGGACGCGTTCGCCGGGTGTGACATGGGGTCCGCGGTCGAGGACGGGCACGGGCGCGAGGAAGAGCGGTACGTGACGGTGGTTGAAGATCCGGAAGGGCTACCGAGCGGGTGGGCCGATGTTGGGGCCGTGGCCCTGGTGTGCCGGGAGCGGGTGGTGAACGGGAAGCCGAATGAGAGCACCGCCCATTACTACCTCACCAGCTTGCGGATCGGGGCGGTCGAGCTGGCGGGGTACATCCGCAACCATTGGGGCATTGAGAACGGGCTCCATTGGTGTCTGGACATCGCGTTCCGGGAAGACGACAGCCGGGCTCGGGCCGGACACGCCGGGGCCAACCTGGGCATGATTCGCCGGGTTGCCCTGTCCCTGCTCCAGCGGGCGGACACCAAGGGCAGCATTCGTACTCGACGCATGAAGGCCGCCTGGGACGATCAATACCTGCTCAAAGTGCTTAAGATTCTGACGACTAAATGA
- a CDS encoding Uma2 family endonuclease: protein MSTAEVLTPLPKLVRDAFEDRDHYEIVDGANVELSPMSVDSQVLASRLLRHVSNFGVAHDLGEAYAEVLFKLPLKKDRNRRPDVAFVSYARWPKYQLMPDTNAWDVLPDLCVEVVSPNDTGDEIETKVDEYLQAGATLVWVVYPRQERFYVYESASRVRRLTRADTLDGGPVLPGFALALSELFLQPPPPPAGAPVQP from the coding sequence ATGAGTACCGCCGAAGTGCTGACTCCGTTGCCGAAGTTGGTACGCGACGCCTTCGAGGACCGCGACCACTACGAGATCGTTGACGGCGCAAATGTGGAGTTGTCGCCCATGAGTGTCGACTCACAAGTTCTGGCTTCGCGCTTGCTCCGCCACGTGAGCAACTTCGGGGTCGCTCACGATCTCGGTGAAGCTTACGCCGAAGTTCTGTTCAAGTTGCCTCTTAAGAAGGACCGGAACCGCAGACCGGACGTAGCGTTCGTGTCATACGCGCGGTGGCCGAAGTACCAGCTAATGCCGGACACGAACGCTTGGGACGTGTTGCCGGACCTGTGCGTCGAAGTGGTCAGCCCGAACGACACGGGGGACGAGATCGAAACCAAAGTGGACGAATACCTACAGGCCGGCGCGACCCTGGTGTGGGTCGTCTACCCGCGCCAGGAGCGGTTCTACGTCTACGAGTCCGCGAGCCGGGTGCGCCGGTTGACGCGCGCCGATACGCTCGACGGTGGTCCCGTGCTACCCGGGTTCGCGCTGGCGCTGTCCGAACTCTTTTTGCAGCCACCGCCTCCTCCGGCCGGTGCGCCGGTGCAACCATAA
- a CDS encoding proline racemase family protein produces MRRIQVIDSHTGGEPTRVVVGGTPDLGPGPLAARAKVFQERFDTFRSCVVNEPRGSDVLVGALLCEPHDPANTAGVIFFNNVGILGMCGHGTIGLAVTLAHMGRMKPGEHRIETPVGVVTVVLRDPHRATVRNVPSYRRHTNVPVDVEGLGRVMGDVAWGGNWFFLVKEHREELTVRNVDRLTDVSWRVRQAVNATVSEPVDHVELFGAAVDPTNHSRNFVLCPGKAYDRSPCGTGTSAKLACLFADGKLRPGDVWRQESITGSVFEGTVEPTGEPDVVVPSITGTAYLTAEATLLVDESDPLKDGIRPESEV; encoded by the coding sequence ATGCGTCGAATTCAGGTCATTGATTCGCACACCGGCGGGGAACCGACGCGCGTCGTGGTTGGGGGTACCCCCGATCTTGGCCCGGGACCACTCGCCGCGCGCGCGAAGGTGTTCCAGGAGCGCTTCGACACGTTCCGCTCGTGCGTGGTGAACGAGCCGCGCGGCTCGGACGTGCTGGTCGGCGCGTTACTGTGCGAGCCGCACGACCCGGCGAACACGGCCGGCGTCATTTTCTTCAACAACGTCGGCATCCTGGGGATGTGCGGGCACGGCACCATCGGACTCGCGGTGACGCTCGCCCACATGGGTCGGATGAAGCCGGGCGAGCACCGAATCGAGACGCCCGTCGGCGTGGTCACGGTCGTACTCCGCGACCCGCACCGCGCCACCGTGCGGAACGTGCCGAGCTACCGGCGCCACACCAACGTGCCCGTCGACGTCGAGGGTTTGGGGCGCGTAATGGGCGACGTCGCGTGGGGTGGGAACTGGTTCTTCCTGGTGAAAGAACACCGCGAAGAATTGACGGTCCGCAACGTCGACCGGCTCACGGACGTGTCGTGGCGCGTCCGTCAGGCCGTGAACGCGACGGTCAGCGAACCGGTCGATCACGTGGAATTGTTCGGGGCCGCGGTCGATCCGACCAACCATTCGCGGAACTTCGTGCTATGCCCCGGGAAAGCCTACGACCGCTCGCCGTGCGGGACCGGCACGAGCGCGAAGCTCGCGTGCCTGTTCGCCGACGGCAAACTGCGCCCGGGCGACGTGTGGCGCCAGGAGAGCATCACCGGGAGCGTGTTCGAGGGGACCGTGGAACCGACCGGCGAACCCGACGTGGTTGTCCCGAGCATTACGGGGACCGCGTACCTCACGGCCGAAGCGACGCTGCTCGTCGACGAGAGCGACCCGCTGAAGGACGGGATTCGTCCGGAGTCAGAGGTGTAA